In the genome of Streptomyces sp. NBC_00433, the window AAATCAGGACGATCAAGGGGCCACCGTGCACCAGCCCCCACGTCCGACCTGGCTCATGGCCGCACCTCAGCCGCGGGCCAGCTCGGCCGGGTTCGGCATGATCCCCCTGCTGCCCTCAGCCACAAGAGCGGCCCTTCGACATCGTCTCCTAACGGGAAGCACGCCGGCCACCGTGCGCATAGAAGGCCTCCGTGCCCGTGACCCCGAGGAGGAGGAGACCGATATCGACCACCTCGAACTGGACTTCCGAACACGTTGCTTGCTTGGACGATCTCGGCTGCCGGATCATCACCGCGAACCGCGTAGTGGACCACTCCACCGTCGCGCGGTTCGTCCAACGTCACCACGAGGCACTGAGCCAGCTGTTCGTGCAGGTGCCGGCCCTGTGCGGCCGTTATGGCTGGTCGATGTGGCGGCGGTAGCTGTGGACGGCTCGCCAACGGACGCGAACGCCTCCCGCGACTCCAACAAGCAGTTGATGCGCCTCCAAACCGTCATCGCCCGTTGCGAGGACGAGATCAACGCACTCATGGACGGCGCCGGTGAGCACGCCTGCCGTGTCGAGACCGGCGACACCACGGACGCCGACGGCGAGCCACGGGGTGACGACTGGCCGGAGCTGTCGCGTCTGTGCAATGTGCTTGCCCGGGATCGTACGGCCCCGGGACACGATCTACCAGCGATCCCTGCCGTCCGCCAACGAGATCAAGATCAAGCCCGAGGCCGCCGAACGCATAGTGGCCCGGGCACGCAAGCGGCTCGCCGCGGAGACGGCAGCCCACAAGGAGAAACTGAGGAAGTACCAGGCACGGACCGAAGCCGACCGGGCGGCGGGGCGCCGAGCAGCCAACGGGCGGCCACCCGTGCCCATGGAGCACAAGACGGTCCTGCTCCGGCAGCGGGTCCGACTCACGAAGGCACTCGCCCCCCTGGAACGGGCCCGCAGCCCCGAGCCGGCGCCCTCCCCGACCGCCGTCGCCAACCTGACCGATCCGGACTCGCGCCTACATCTGGGCAAACACGGCGGCTACCTGCAGGGATACAACGTGCAGATTGTGTGCGCCCGCCTCCAGGTCCTGCTGGCCGTCGACCTGCACGACAACCCGTCGGATCGCACTGCACTGATCCCGATGGTCAGGAAGACGCAGGAGAACCAGCGCGCGGCACGACTGCCGGACGACATCGGGCTCTGGCTCGCGGACAGCGGATACGCCAGCACCACCTCGTTCGAACAGCTGGCCGACCTGCCCCTGCTGGTCTCGGTCACCAGCGAGGCCGACCAAGGGGGCTTCCCCGCGAAGCGCCAGACCGCCCCGGCAGCCCAACAGGCCATGGCCGACCGCCTGGCGACCCCGACCGGCCGAGCTCAGTACCGCCAGCGCAGCACCCTCGTCGAACCTGGCTTCGCCCAGTTCTTCCAGCGGTTCGGCCGGCACCTCAACTACCGAGGCCGTCGAACGGTTGACACCGAGATCAAGCTCCTCGGCACCGTCCACAACCTCAGCAATATCCTCGCCAGCACCGCAAAATCGCGCTCTTGACTTCCGAGCGGGACAAGCCGCGCGACAGCCTCCCGGCTCGCCCGCTGGTGCACCGAAACCCACCCGCCCCGGCCCAGGCCGGCCGCCCGACTCGAAGAATCAGCGGCCCGCCGCCCGCTACGAGGTGGGCAGAGTCCTGGCCGCCGGCGAGGCATACGCCCGGCCGCTCACCACAAGAAGGGCACCAAGCCTCGGAGAGCAGGCTCAGCTTTGGCGGGCACAAACACGGTGGCCGCGTTACAGCCAAGTACCCGATGATCAATCCATGAGAGTCGTTGTTCAGAGGGTGCGCACGTCTTGGACCAAGGCGTCGCGGGGTGGCACTGGAGCCGCGAACCGCAACGCGGCTCCGATCGTGTTCACTCTGCCGACCGGCCTAACGTTGCCACTGCACGATGTCTCCATGCAGGAGTCGGACTCCTTCGTGCCGCATACGAGTGTGCAGGATCTGTCGGATCCCGGGCTGGTTCTCAAGGAGTCGGACGGGCTGCTGCGAGTGCACCGGCCGGAAACGACCATCTTCGGCATACCGCGGCGCAACCGGCGGCCACCAGCGCTCCGGCTTGCTCCCGGGCAATGGTTGCAGTGGCAGATCAACTACCGGTTCGTGGGCACATGGGGTGGGCCGTGGTCCTACCGGCTTGACACGTTCAATGTCGCCTACTGTCCTGCGTCACTCGAGGTCTTCCTGGGCACCCCGACGCACAGCATCGATGAACGAGCACATCTACGCTGAGCCCTCGACAGTGGGACTCGCACACTGACTGCTGGTGCCGTCTGACGGACGGCAGGTTAAGCTTGGGCCCACTTGCTCTCGCCCGCAGCACGGCAGCGCGACCGTGGTCTCATCGCCGTGGTGCGGGCTGTTCCCAGCCCCTCTCTGGGAAGCCGATGGTGACGTCATGCCAACCGCTCCGCCCGGAAGCAGACAGGGCTCAGTCGATCAGATAATCAAGCTCGCCGGCTCGCGCGCCGTCAATGAGGGCCTTCACTTCCGCTTGGGTGTATACCAGCGGCTCCTGCTCTGGGCGTTTCGAGTCGCGCCACACAATGAAATCACCGGCACGGCCGAACTCTGCGCAGTTGTTGTTCCCGCCCGTGAAGGAGGTGCGCCGCCATTCGACGGCGGCGAGGTCAAGCTCCGCTGCGGTCGGCTTGGCCGGCTGCGGGGACTTGCCCGGGGTGGCACTGCTCACGAATGTGACTCCTTGATCACTTTCTCGAATCGATCGAGATCGGCAGCGAACGGGACAGCCCGCTGCCAGAGGTTGTCGAACGCCTTGCAGTAGACGTCCACGTGCTCCTGCTTCGCGAAGTACGTCGACTCCGCCAGCCCTTCTACCCACACCACGCTCGGAGTGGGCTCAGGGAAGTCCATGATCATGAAAGAGCCGTACAGGCCGGCGTGGCAACCCGTTTCCATCGGGAGGAAGCCTACGGAGACCGATGGGTGTTCAACCACCTCGATGAGCCGCCTCAGTTGGCGCTTCATGAGGCCGGGGGGACCGATCGGTCGTCGGAGTGCAGCCTCGTCGATGACCGCGTGGAAGGTCTTGCCGGCGCCAATCAATCGTTCTTGTCGCTGGCGTCGGATGCCGACCAGGGTGGCTACCTGCTGCGAACTGAGGTCGGGCCGCATGTCCCGGATGACCGCGGTTGCGTATTCTTCCGTCTGCACCAGCCCGGGGACCAGGGCCAGTTCGTATGCGCGCAGCGCGGAGGCACCTGCTTCGAATTTGAGGTAGCCCCCGTATTGGGTCGGCGCCAGCAGACTGCTGTGTCGTTTATAGGGATTCTCCTCGGCCGTGTCGGAGCGCAGGAGTTCGAACGCCCTTTCCCGGTCTGCGGCGGTCACCAGGTCGGCATAGCAATCGTTGAGCAGTCTGGTGAGCAGGTCCTCCGAGATGCCGCGCGTCGCCCGTTCGACCCGACTCAGGTGGCCATGGTCTACGCCGACCCTTCCGGCCGCCTCGGCCAAGGTCAGCCCTGCGGCGGCACGCAGCTCTTTGAGCATCTGGCCTAGCTCCCGCCGCGGCACAGAGGCCGGCACCGTGCTCTTCGACTGCGCCATGGCTGCCAGTGTGCCGTCTGCTCCGATCTCGAACAACCTGCGTCAGTCAATTTGACCAGTCACATTGCCAGAACGGCCCTACGGCAGGCATGCTGACGTGGAGTCACAGCAAGTGGCAAAGCCGTGGCCCTGCGTGGCATATGCCAAGGATCGCGCCGGTACCCCGCCTGCCTCCATCCGGGGAGATCGCACGGCGCGCAGCCCCTGGCCCAGGCTGCTGTCCGGTCCGCCCGTCTGGAAGGCGCACTTCATGGCCACAACGATCATGCGAACGGCAGCAGCGCAGACACAGCATCAGAGGATGTGTGTGCTGCCCGGGCTGCCGAAGTCGGCCCCAGTCGCCCGGCACTGGGCAGTGGACCTCATGGAAAGCTGGGGCGTCGCCGACAGCCCTGCCGCGACTTGCGCACTGGGCGTGAGCGAGCTGGTCGCCAACGCTGTGATCCACGGTTCGTGCGGCGTGGTCGTCTGCCGCCTGGCCCAGTGCGGCGACGAGGTGAGAGTGGAGGTTCACGAGTGGCTGGTGCCCACCGACCTGGCCACTTCCCCCAGGCTGGCATTCGCGGGCGACGAGGCTGAACGCGGGCGGGGACTGTCGCTGGTAGACGCGCTCAGCCTCGGCTGGGGCTGGACACCGCCGGAGTCCGGTTCTGGCAAGGGCAGTTGCGTCTGGGCGCTGTTCGGCAGGATCCGATGACCGAAGGCGGCGCGGTCGAAGCGAAGGAGCGTGGGCTGGAGTTGCGCGGTCGCCGGACAGCAGCCGGCATCTCGCTGCGCCAGTTCGCCGCACAGCTCGGGATCGGCGCCCAGCGGCTGTCGGAGTACGAGACCGGACGCCGGAAGATGCCAGTGGAGCTGTGTTCCCGTGCGCGAGCGCTGCTGGACGACCTGGCAGCCGGGCGAGGGCTCCTCGGATTGGAGGCTCAGTCCGTGCCACCCACAGGCGAGCATCCGCTGGCTGCTCTCCGCCGTGCCCAGGGATGGACTCTGCGCGACCTGGCGCGGCTCCTTGCCCGAATCCTCGGCGGCGCCGACGACCGGCAGAAGATCTGGCGCTGGGAGCACTGGGGAGTGGTCCCGGACCGGCCAAGCCAGCTGGCGCTGGCCCAGCTCCTGGGCGTACAAGAATCCGTGGTCCTGGCACGACCGTGGCCGACGTGGTTACCTGGAACTGACGGCGCCGACGTCGATTCACCCTGGAACCTGCGCGGCGTCCTCGCAGCATTGGACGCAACCGGCGAGGCGGCGATGGACCGGCGCGGGTTCCTCACGATCAGTTCGGCCGCTTTGGCCGGTATGGCTGAACGCCTGGGCACAGCAGCACCACGCGTGCCCGGCGTCCTGCCTGAAGGCGCCGAGACCGGCTCGGCTGACGATGTTGTCACGACATTCGAGTCACGGCTCCCCCTGCTCCGGCACCAAGAGAACCTCTATGGCGGAGGCGTCGTGCTGGCCGGCATCAGCGCCGAGTTGGCGACCGCGCGGCAGATGCTGAACTGGCCGCTCGGCTGTTCCGCACGGCTACGGCTGTTGAAGGTCACCGCCGAACTCAGCCGCCTCGGGGGTTGGGCCGCCTTTGACGCCGGCCGTCGCGCCGCCGCCGAGACGTACTTCGTGGCCGCCCTGCGTGCCGCGCGCGAGACCGGGGATGCCTCCGCCGCAGCGAACACGATCAAAACTTTCTCATTGCTCCTGATCGAGTCGGAGCGGCCCGAAGACGCTCAGCGCCTCCTGGCGGCCGGCCGCCAGGCAGCCGCACAAAGTCCGCTTCGTGTGCAGGCGATGGTCGCCACGCGACAGGCCCGTGTCGAGGCCGTCCTGGGAAACGCTACTGCCTGCCAGGCCCGGCTCTGCGAAGCAACCGACCTGATGGAACGCTCGCTGGACCGCGACGACCATCCCCCGCAAGCCTCCTACTTCGGACCGGGTGAGCTCGCCGCGCAGACCGCCGCCTCGCACCAGATCCTGGGCCGCCATGCCAGCACGGTAGGACTGCTGGAGACTGCACTGTCCAGCCAGCCCGACTCAAGGCCGCGAGACCGGGCAACCTACCAGTTGTGGCTGTGCCGATCGGCACTCACCATGGGAGACCTCGACCGCGCCTGCGATCTTCTGTCCGACGAGACATCCGGCATCTCAGCTGCAGCCAGCACCGCCTCTGCCCGCAACCAGGCCCTGATGAAGGGCGTGCGCGAACAACTGGCCCGCCATCGCGACCACCCTGCCGCGCGTGCGGTAGACGAACGGCTGCGCGATCTGGTCGCATAGGGCGGTGGATTCCTCCAGCAACCCGCAACCGCGTATCGCCGTCGTCACCGGAGCCAACCGCGGGTTGGGATACGCCCTGGCTGCAGGTCTCGCCCGCCGCGGTATGACCGTCGTCCTCACCGCTCGCCGCCTCTCCGACGCCGAGGCCGCCGCATCCGCGCTCCGGGAAGACGAACTCGATGTGCATCCCGGAGAACTGGACCTCACCTCCCCCGCCAGCGTCAACCGCGCCTTCGCAGATGTCGAACGAGACTTCGGCAGGCTCGACGTCCTGATCAACAATGCGGGCATCGCCATCGACCGAGGGCAGAAGCCGTCCCAGACCGACATCGAAACCGCCGAAGCCACCCTCAACGTCAACGTGCTCGGCACCTGGCGATGCTGCAAACAAGCCGTCCGGCTGATGCGCATCGGCGGGTACGGGCGCATCACGAACGTCAGCAGCCACATGGGCAGCCTGGCCGGCGTCCAGGACCCGGGCAGCGCTGCGTACCGGATCTCGAAAACCGCCGTGAACGGACTCACCCGCATCTTCGCGGCAGAAACCCGGGACGAAAACGTCCTCGTGAACAGCGCCTCCCCGGGCACCGTCAGGACCCGGATGGGCTACGGCACCCCGCAGTACACCGCCGCCGAGGCGGCCGACGGCATGCTGTGGCTGAGCCAGCTGCCTGACGACGGACCAAGCGGCGGCTTCTTCCACGGTCGTGAACCTCTCGACTGGTGACGATCTGACCAGCGCGGACACGAAGAGCCTACGTAGAGCCCACAGTGTCCGACCTGGCACAGTGCGCATTCACCTGGTGATCTGGGACCCAGCCGCCGGCTGGTCCCACCCGGTTCCGGAGGCAGCCCCAAGGGGCACGGGCGCGCACGCCCGTGAGGCTGAGCCGGATACCGGCACTGGCGGGACACGCCTGTGCGGCGGTACCCGGTTCGGGGCCCCTCTCCGCCACCACCGCAGGCAGGTCACCGTGACGCACGCCCAGGGCCCAGCCCCCAGTGGCTTCGACAAGACCCGCTCGACGTCACCCATTCCGGAAGCGTTTGCCAACCTGCGCGAGCGTCTCGCCGGCGGCGACCTGGCAACGGTCACCGTGCTGGGTCCGACGTCCGACGCCAGCTGGCGAGCCCACCCGATTCCGGCCACCCGGTTCCTGGCCGCCGTCCACACTTCCAGCGCGGTCGTCCTGCCGCCGGCTCACCTGCTGCGGCCAAGCGGTCCCAGGCAGCAGCAGGCGAAGCAGTTCGAAGCCAGCCACTTGGCCGTTGACCTGAGCACTCTACGTGCTGCCACCTGGAGTCCGGGCACCGCCGTAGCCCTCGCGGACGCATGCACCAGCAAGGGCCGGGTGCACCCAGAATCTCCGCGTCACCTCCTGGAACGCCTCATCGCCCGGTTGGAGGCGTACGGGGTCCGCGTCACCGTTGCCGTGGAGACCCAACTCCGGCTCACCGGGGCCGCAAGCCCGGACGACAGCGGCCTCGATGCTGTTCTGGTCCACCTGTGCTCCCTCCTGCGCCACGCCGACCTGCCCGTCGAGAGCATCAGCACTGCCCCCTCCCTCCACGCCCCAGATCGCAATGGCCAGTTGGTCACCGCCACATTCGCTCACCGCGACCCCTTGACCGCCTGCGACAACCACGTCCTCCACCACCTGGCTGCCACCATCCACAGCGAATACCACGGACTCCATACCGAATCCGCCTCAACGGATCGTCTGACGCTGCATCTCACCCTCACCGCCCCGGGCCAGACGACCAATGCCCTGATCGACATGGCGCACGCAGGACTCCAAGGTGAAATCGGGAACATCGCCGCCAATCTGACTGGCAGGGCGCCTTTCCTCACACATATCACGGAGCCGGATGAAAACGCCCGGAGAACCACCGAGCCCGCTGGCAGCACAGTAGTCAAGATCAATTCCAGCGCCGACGTAATCACACTCACCTTCTCCGCCGCTACGGGAGTCCACGAGGCAACCGTCGCAGCCCTCACCGGCATTACGGCCGGAATTCGGCACCGACATTCTTATGCGGCAACTACCGCCGCCCCACTGCCTGCGCAGCCCTTACGCCTGCCCGGGACCTGAAGCCCGATGGGGCTACCAACTGCTCCAGCCGCAAAGCCATAGAGGCCGTCCCCTACTGCGGCTAACTCCCCGACCCGCGGTCAGGGGCCGTCCCACTCTTCTTCGTCCTTCCTCTTCTTCTACGCGACAGGACAGCCTCCATGAGCACAGCAGCACCTTCGGTCGGCGCGCTGCCGACCATGGCGGAGGTGGCCCGCTTCGCCGACGAGCAGATCATCACCGCCGCGCAGGCGCTGTGGCCGGGTGCGGCGCTGGAGTTCGGCGCCGGCGTGCCCAGCGTCACCGGGTACGTGCGCAGGATGCTGGTCGGCGAGCAGGTGGTGTACGCCAAGGTCTCGCTGCTGGGGATGTCGCTGGTCTCGCTGCTGCGCGGTGCGGCGGGCACCCGGGCACACATACAGGCCGCCCAGTACGCATACGCTCGCACCCCTGGGAGTCCGCTGGAACGCGAGGCCGCGCAACTCGCGGTGCTCCACCGGGGCCGCAGGCCCCAGGTCGCGCCCGTTCTCGACTACCGCCGCGGCGTCCTGTTCACCCAGGCCGTCCCCGGCCTCTCACTGGCCGACATGCTGCTGAACTCACCCCAGGCCAGCGGGCCGTTGATGGCGTGCGTGCTGGAACGGCTGGACGGATTGCGCCGCAAGTCCACCAGCCGCCTGGTCATCGGTGCCCCCATCGATCGGGGGGTCCACGCCACGTTCCAGCGCAAGTTCGCCGGCGTCTCGGCGCCGGAGTACCTGGCGTCGCTGCACGCCGACCACCCGGCCGCGACCGCTGTGCTGAAAGCGGTGGTCAGCAGGCTCGGTACCGGCGATTCGGCCGCCGTCGGGCTCGGGCGAGCGCTGACGACAGTGGTGTACGGGGACCTGACTCCCGAGCACGTCCTGTATCCCGGCAGGCCCGGCACGGAGCCGGTCTTCCTGTCCCCCGCCCTGACCCGGGACACCCCACTGGCCGACCCCGCACAGCTCCTATCCCGCTGCGTCCTCGTGCTGCTCGCGGCCCAGCCCGGCCGAACCGTCGCGGAGCAGGCCGCACAAGGTTTCGCCGACTTCGCCCAGCAGCAGGCCGACCGCTTCCCCGGCCTCCGCGACCAGGCACTTCGGAATCTGCTGCGGCTGTGGGCTATGGACACCGCCAACATCATGTCCACCTATCTCACCACCCCCGCCGACCTGCCGCTCCCCGAGCACGCCGGAGTCCTGCGCACGAAAGCCGCTGCGGTGCTGGGCATCATGCACCAGCTGGCCGGGGCGTTCTCGGCCCGGCTGATCCCAGAACCGGTGCTGCGGCACGCGCTGGCTGCCGTGGTGGAGGCCGCCTCGTGATCGCCCCCAAGAAGAATGCTGTGAGTCCTGTGGTCTGGAAGGTCGGCTGCCTCGGCGCGCCCCAGTCACCCTGGGGCGGAAAGATCCATCACGATGCGGGTCACCGTCGCCAAGGGCCCCGGGCGTTCCGGAAGCATGGAGCGTCGGCTCGTGCCTGCGTCTCCTCCCCGGATGCCGGTTGCGTTGGTTCACGCTTCCCAGCGGTAGAAGGCTTTGCCGTTGTGCTGCTGGAAGCCGAGTGCCTGGTAGAGCGCGAGGGCGGGTGGGTTGTCGCGGTCGGCGGTCCACTCGACCCGGGTGCATCGGGCGGTATCGGCCTCGGCGCGTACTGCGGCCATGAGTTGTCGGGCGACTCCTCGGCGCCGGGCGTTTTCGCGGACGAACAGTTCCTTCAAGTACAGCGAAGATTCCGCTCCGGCGGCCGGCCACAGCAGGCTGAAGGAGGCCAGTCCGAGGACGGTGTCGCCTTCGCGGGCGAGCAGCACGGTGGCGGCGGGGCCGCCGCCGAACAGCGCGGTGCGGATCTGGGTCTGGTCGGCGGGGGTGTTGTTGCCGCCGTAGTACGCCTCCACTTCGCCGAGGATCTCCGAGATCGTCTGGGTGTCGGCTTCCGTCGCCCGTTCCACGTGCACTGCTGGCTCCTATTCGGCGGGGGGCAGGGCGAGTGCTTGGCGCAGCGCCTGCCGTCCGGCTCCTTCCGGGACCGTAGCGGCCACCTGACGTGCACGGTAGATGATCAGCGCGGAGCGGTGCCCGGTGGGCAGCGCCGTGACGGTTTGCATAGCCAGCGCGGCGGCGGCGTCCGGTTCGCCGTCGGCTGCGTGGCAGGCGGCGAGGTCGAGGCCGATGAGCGCGCGGTCGGTGTGGTCGGTTGCGGGATACCGCTCCAGGGCGCGGTGGAGTTCGTCGCGGGCCCGGT includes:
- a CDS encoding DUF397 domain-containing protein; this translates as MSSATPGKSPQPAKPTAAELDLAAVEWRRTSFTGGNNNCAEFGRAGDFIVWRDSKRPEQEPLVYTQAEVKALIDGARAGELDYLID
- a CDS encoding helix-turn-helix transcriptional regulator, coding for MAQSKSTVPASVPRRELGQMLKELRAAAGLTLAEAAGRVGVDHGHLSRVERATRGISEDLLTRLLNDCYADLVTAADRERAFELLRSDTAEENPYKRHSSLLAPTQYGGYLKFEAGASALRAYELALVPGLVQTEEYATAVIRDMRPDLSSQQVATLVGIRRQRQERLIGAGKTFHAVIDEAALRRPIGPPGLMKRQLRRLIEVVEHPSVSVGFLPMETGCHAGLYGSFMIMDFPEPTPSVVWVEGLAESTYFAKQEHVDVYCKAFDNLWQRAVPFAADLDRFEKVIKESHS
- a CDS encoding helix-turn-helix domain-containing protein, which gives rise to MTEGGAVEAKERGLELRGRRTAAGISLRQFAAQLGIGAQRLSEYETGRRKMPVELCSRARALLDDLAAGRGLLGLEAQSVPPTGEHPLAALRRAQGWTLRDLARLLARILGGADDRQKIWRWEHWGVVPDRPSQLALAQLLGVQESVVLARPWPTWLPGTDGADVDSPWNLRGVLAALDATGEAAMDRRGFLTISSAALAGMAERLGTAAPRVPGVLPEGAETGSADDVVTTFESRLPLLRHQENLYGGGVVLAGISAELATARQMLNWPLGCSARLRLLKVTAELSRLGGWAAFDAGRRAAAETYFVAALRAARETGDASAAANTIKTFSLLLIESERPEDAQRLLAAGRQAAAQSPLRVQAMVATRQARVEAVLGNATACQARLCEATDLMERSLDRDDHPPQASYFGPGELAAQTAASHQILGRHASTVGLLETALSSQPDSRPRDRATYQLWLCRSALTMGDLDRACDLLSDETSGISAAASTASARNQALMKGVREQLARHRDHPAARAVDERLRDLVA
- a CDS encoding GNAT family N-acetyltransferase; the encoded protein is MHVERATEADTQTISEILGEVEAYYGGNNTPADQTQIRTALFGGGPAATVLLAREGDTVLGLASFSLLWPAAGAESSLYLKELFVRENARRRGVARQLMAAVRAEADTARCTRVEWTADRDNPPALALYQALGFQQHNGKAFYRWEA
- a CDS encoding SDR family NAD(P)-dependent oxidoreductase, which codes for MDSSSNPQPRIAVVTGANRGLGYALAAGLARRGMTVVLTARRLSDAEAAASALREDELDVHPGELDLTSPASVNRAFADVERDFGRLDVLINNAGIAIDRGQKPSQTDIETAEATLNVNVLGTWRCCKQAVRLMRIGGYGRITNVSSHMGSLAGVQDPGSAAYRISKTAVNGLTRIFAAETRDENVLVNSASPGTVRTRMGYGTPQYTAAEAADGMLWLSQLPDDGPSGGFFHGREPLDW
- a CDS encoding transposase; its protein translation is MPGIVRPRDTIYQRSLPSANEIKIKPEAAERIVARARKRLAAETAAHKEKLRKYQARTEADRAAGRRAANGRPPVPMEHKTVLLRQRVRLTKALAPLERARSPEPAPSPTAVANLTDPDSRLHLGKHGGYLQGYNVQIVCARLQVLLAVDLHDNPSDRTALIPMVRKTQENQRAARLPDDIGLWLADSGYASTTSFEQLADLPLLVSVTSEADQGGFPAKRQTAPAAQQAMADRLATPTGRAQYRQRSTLVEPGFAQFFQRFGRHLNYRGRRTVDTEIKLLGTVHNLSNILASTAKSRS
- a CDS encoding ATP-binding protein produces the protein MCVLPGLPKSAPVARHWAVDLMESWGVADSPAATCALGVSELVANAVIHGSCGVVVCRLAQCGDEVRVEVHEWLVPTDLATSPRLAFAGDEAERGRGLSLVDALSLGWGWTPPESGSGKGSCVWALFGRIR